In the genome of Myxococcus stipitatus, one region contains:
- a CDS encoding choice-of-anchor A family protein, which translates to MQTRKVSLLPLVIALALACGDVSPHEPQPPPPKNEVFRDMSAERARFKNLRLEPTVSESLLATPAEVAAALDLTSLVSGQVTSPVPQAAVVVSRFGDISPRKGPSMLVLSTGHVDDAVRLPEPGTDFGTVGTEGDVSTVRVTFNVPRGMTRLSFDYRFLSAESPDFIGSQYNDQFTAHVTDIQGTRLAEQTSVNSAHFFDASATRAGKTKFDSLLADDPSGIDNFPANYPEGIQLFPDAGITDFKSVNVPISVPPQGGQVTLVFEIRDLGDGILDSTVVIDNVAFASLELIDPNPILIDTFLNQVETDTLRLSTLGTPARSVAADGVSAVLLRARVTGPGNMTFSLGATHNPANGGLVPIGSVAAPTHTIVTRVEEVATGQFFAFALYLPPEDFKRPGNGDDDMARQRDVVLDTTYAPTDGAAFPDTHKITVVRPPVVTVHDIWSGCDFWGNAGISGSSLHNVTCADYKSTNSESIDSPANSTVVGRAIRTALVKMRGEGTVVTQVDVIGHGMGGILARKFASRSSYKNANNYGKGDLNRLILSNTPHAGTLLANALTEVRANMKLKYAPEWATFNTDLLRAFGFSLEAADGVSPTAIDDLTINNPALAAIGETHVPTHVLVSANGQNIERKFGHPALLDAVKMIYTNMEEYHPLTDELIAPATHNLIMKANTVRPPTQNIQPSKVFCDQDFDMFATTKDQQGSASALATTSFAMTNTTATLNHFRTPTNPAYFQRTVELLNTPVASTAFDAVLLTPVAPPPPTCSGVFAPDAPASEPSRAAVPDETKAWEEPLLAGGVRIVSPAPGTPVSPGATVTVVTEGTDGFVPVLAYVSGAGVLATMDEPPFTTSFRIPTEAIGTVQLVATGINAQKRMRTSAPVFLPVVSSAKLSVISVINGDGVLHGVGSTLNLTVNGHYDDGVIRNITAQTLGTIYSSSNDGIATVTAAGVVTATGTGIATIVIRNGTVTTSISVTVLEKPVANCIQVRLNDHNLFVLEDYREGIDVGGKVAAGGTLQLKDFRVGWQLPASDRDNVLVAGQTLDLNNGAVWGEARYGGQYRPTGNVTFPRGSVRQGVPVNFTTMGTSLRRLSTDLAALPLQGTTTIESWGGITLRGTHPQTNVFRVEAAAIQNATLLTIAAPATSTVVINVRGTSVRFANFGHVFEGGIDENGVLFNLPDATTLTALDYGFYGTVLAPNAHVSFNNGSWVGGMYARSLTGNAVGHLSRLRDTDICR; encoded by the coding sequence ATGCAGACGCGCAAAGTCTCCCTGCTCCCGCTCGTCATCGCGCTGGCCCTGGCGTGTGGCGATGTCAGTCCCCACGAGCCCCAGCCGCCGCCACCGAAGAACGAGGTCTTCCGCGACATGAGCGCGGAGCGTGCGCGCTTCAAGAACCTCCGGTTGGAGCCCACCGTCTCGGAGTCCCTGCTCGCCACGCCCGCCGAGGTGGCCGCGGCGCTGGACCTCACCTCGCTCGTCTCCGGGCAGGTGACCTCGCCCGTGCCGCAGGCGGCGGTGGTCGTCTCGCGCTTCGGAGACATCTCACCGCGCAAGGGCCCGTCCATGCTCGTGCTGAGCACGGGCCATGTCGACGACGCGGTCCGCCTGCCGGAGCCGGGCACCGACTTCGGCACCGTGGGCACGGAGGGAGACGTCAGCACCGTCCGCGTCACCTTCAACGTCCCTCGGGGCATGACGCGGCTGTCCTTCGACTACCGCTTCCTGAGCGCCGAGTCGCCCGACTTCATCGGCAGCCAGTACAACGACCAGTTCACCGCGCACGTGACGGACATCCAGGGGACCCGACTGGCGGAGCAGACGTCCGTCAACAGCGCGCACTTCTTCGATGCGTCCGCGACCCGCGCGGGGAAGACGAAGTTCGACTCGCTGCTCGCGGATGACCCGTCCGGCATCGACAACTTCCCCGCGAACTATCCAGAGGGCATCCAGCTGTTCCCCGACGCCGGCATCACCGACTTCAAGAGCGTCAACGTCCCCATCTCCGTCCCGCCTCAGGGAGGCCAGGTCACCCTCGTGTTCGAGATTCGCGACCTGGGAGACGGCATCCTGGACTCCACGGTGGTCATCGACAACGTGGCCTTCGCGAGCCTGGAGCTGATCGACCCGAACCCCATCCTCATCGACACGTTCCTGAACCAGGTGGAGACCGACACGCTGCGGCTGTCGACGCTCGGCACGCCCGCACGCTCCGTGGCCGCCGACGGCGTGAGCGCGGTGCTCCTGCGCGCCCGGGTGACGGGCCCTGGGAACATGACCTTCTCGCTGGGGGCCACGCACAATCCCGCCAACGGTGGACTGGTCCCCATTGGCAGTGTGGCCGCGCCGACCCATACCATCGTCACCCGCGTCGAGGAGGTCGCCACGGGGCAGTTCTTCGCGTTCGCGCTCTACCTCCCGCCCGAGGACTTCAAGCGTCCCGGCAACGGGGATGACGACATGGCCCGGCAACGCGACGTCGTCCTCGACACGACCTACGCGCCCACGGACGGCGCCGCATTCCCGGACACGCACAAAATCACGGTGGTGCGTCCCCCCGTGGTGACAGTCCATGACATCTGGTCCGGCTGTGACTTCTGGGGCAACGCGGGCATCTCAGGCAGCAGCCTCCACAACGTGACGTGTGCCGACTACAAGAGCACGAACTCGGAGAGCATCGACTCACCGGCCAACAGCACGGTGGTCGGCCGGGCCATCCGCACGGCGCTGGTGAAGATGCGCGGCGAGGGTACGGTGGTAACCCAGGTGGATGTGATTGGCCACGGCATGGGCGGGATCCTGGCCCGCAAGTTCGCCAGCCGAAGCAGCTACAAGAACGCGAACAACTACGGAAAGGGCGACCTCAACCGGCTCATCCTCTCCAATACGCCCCACGCGGGCACACTCCTGGCGAATGCCCTCACGGAGGTCCGCGCGAACATGAAACTCAAGTACGCGCCGGAATGGGCCACCTTCAATACGGATCTGCTCAGGGCCTTCGGCTTCTCGCTCGAGGCGGCCGACGGCGTCAGCCCGACGGCCATCGACGACCTGACCATCAACAACCCCGCGCTGGCTGCCATCGGCGAAACCCACGTCCCCACCCACGTCCTCGTCTCCGCGAATGGGCAGAACATCGAGCGCAAGTTCGGGCACCCGGCGCTGCTGGACGCCGTCAAGATGATCTACACGAACATGGAGGAGTACCACCCGCTCACGGATGAGCTGATCGCCCCGGCGACCCACAACCTCATCATGAAGGCCAACACCGTGCGTCCCCCGACCCAGAACATCCAGCCCAGCAAGGTGTTCTGCGACCAGGACTTCGACATGTTCGCCACCACGAAGGACCAGCAAGGCAGTGCCTCCGCGTTGGCGACCACGTCGTTCGCGATGACCAACACCACCGCGACACTCAATCACTTCAGGACGCCGACCAACCCAGCGTACTTCCAGCGCACCGTGGAGCTGCTCAATACCCCCGTCGCGAGCACCGCTTTCGACGCCGTGCTCCTGACCCCCGTCGCCCCCCCGCCCCCGACCTGCAGCGGCGTGTTCGCTCCGGACGCCCCCGCGTCCGAGCCGTCACGAGCGGCCGTTCCCGACGAGACGAAGGCATGGGAAGAGCCGCTGCTCGCCGGGGGCGTCCGCATCGTCTCACCCGCCCCGGGCACCCCCGTGAGCCCTGGTGCCACGGTGACGGTGGTGACGGAGGGCACCGATGGCTTCGTTCCCGTCCTCGCGTACGTTTCTGGCGCGGGCGTGCTGGCGACGATGGATGAGCCTCCCTTCACCACGTCCTTCCGGATTCCCACCGAGGCCATCGGCACGGTGCAGTTGGTGGCCACGGGCATCAACGCCCAGAAGCGCATGCGGACATCGGCGCCCGTCTTCCTGCCGGTGGTCTCCTCCGCGAAGCTCAGCGTCATCTCCGTCATCAACGGCGATGGCGTCCTCCATGGGGTGGGCTCCACGCTGAACCTGACGGTCAACGGCCACTACGACGACGGCGTCATCCGCAACATCACCGCGCAGACGCTGGGGACCATCTACTCGTCTTCCAACGACGGTATCGCCACGGTGACGGCTGCGGGAGTGGTGACCGCCACGGGGACGGGAATCGCCACCATCGTCATCCGCAACGGAACGGTGACCACGAGCATCTCCGTCACAGTGCTAGAGAAGCCCGTGGCCAACTGCATCCAGGTCCGGCTCAACGACCACAACCTCTTCGTCCTGGAGGACTACCGGGAGGGTATCGACGTGGGAGGAAAGGTCGCCGCGGGTGGCACCCTCCAGCTCAAGGACTTCCGGGTGGGCTGGCAGTTGCCAGCGAGCGACCGCGACAACGTCCTGGTGGCGGGCCAGACCCTGGACCTGAACAACGGCGCCGTCTGGGGTGAGGCACGGTATGGCGGGCAGTACCGTCCCACGGGGAACGTGACCTTCCCGAGGGGCTCGGTGCGACAGGGCGTCCCCGTCAACTTCACCACCATGGGCACCTCGTTGCGCAGGCTCTCCACGGACCTGGCGGCCCTTCCCCTCCAAGGGACCACCACCATCGAGTCGTGGGGCGGAATCACCCTGAGAGGGACCCACCCCCAGACGAATGTCTTCCGAGTGGAGGCCGCCGCCATCCAGAACGCCACGCTGCTGACCATCGCCGCTCCCGCCACCTCGACGGTCGTCATCAACGTGCGTGGCACGTCGGTGCGCTTCGCCAACTTCGGCCATGTCTTCGAAGGTGGCATTGACGAGAACGGTGTCCTCTTCAACCTTCCCGACGCCACCACCCTCACCGCGCTTGACTATGGCTTCTACGGCACCGTCCTTGCGCCCAACGCACACGTCAGCTTCAATAACGGGAGCTGGGTCGGCGGCATGTATGCTCGCTCACTGACTGGCAATGCGGTTGGCCATCTCAGCCGTCTGCGGGATACTGACATCTGTCGGTGA
- a CDS encoding M36 family metallopeptidase has product MSSTDLETVYVHHIHDLGHGGIIVRFRQRVGGLEVVHSELKMLLSRNLELVALSGNLQGGVAPEQQAALGATRKAFAYPPSDAVLKALGDVHGVSLVGTVQAVAGFDSQREPRFELAPGGTIQRAGIALVTPARVTENYFPTPKGLVPAYTVDLLSSKAGEVWPRGHVYVLHASTGQVLLREDRTANDAYSYRVWADAVDRTPSDNPYIDFSPYPGTAPGQSPAGFLPPTAITWEGRVHPTNGRVSPWLDPGATVTSGNNVQAYADHFNPDGYTEGQDVRAQVAPTTRDFPHVHDPLAEPLSSAAQISASVVQLFYTTNWLHDYYYDSGFNEPAGNAQQVNFEAGGLGEDPVLAEAQNLGPDPQARNSAIAYVPRDGLSPRLEFSLWSATETRTFSVSGRTYDTGPAQFGAQKFTVPLRQLVLGLDGTGTTTDACEPLQNTVTDAIVLADRGTCNMKLKAVNAQSANAAALIIINNTPGDPAPHMPDVDPGLTTTLPVLSVSFEDGQVLKDLLAQGSLSGTLSRSASPERDASLDNTVVAHEWGHILFRRLVGCSSRQCRAMSEGWSDFVALHMMVREADASNGMYAIGAFAGDALGDSSYYGVRRSPYSRDFTRNGFQFQHIADDQPLPAQTHLRDFGLENSEIHNAGEVWASMLFEAYQSLLDDARGGTPRIGTFAEARRRMATYVVESMLMAPDNVTFTEQRDLLLMVANERDPADMRALAQGFARRGAGTCAVSPPPESRTFTEVVPDDRARSDVRLESIQVEEQGRSCDADGVLDALETGVVRIQVYNRGPLASTDTRVSISSNNPRVTFPSGNTLAVGRVPPFEPLTVEIPVTLSGSQEVSAEVEYRVVLESSDACRPRAEHSTSVLLNYDLTPSRTDRADPVRTTWHPRVLQGLEAHGWRIVESPRIPGEKVWYAAEPVPFADIVLETPSLTIPSGTPFILHFEHRFEFDFRQEPSTGERTYWSGGVIEFTRDGGNTWTDVSTLLDPGYAEKVLDIRTSNPLRGRFAYASRNPHWPDSDSVTLDFGMNLSGSTVKLRFRLGSDVVFFAHGWEIDNITVEGTATAPFLARIEDASPCHPIALAGDDQSVLEGATVQLDGTRSSDPGAAPLTYRWRQVPDTSVNLTGADTPTPRFIAPDVSQDTELEFELTVHAAGLSATDRVKVTTRPKAPQPDAGTPDAGHDAGTPDAGHDAGAPDAGRDAGVPDAGPDAGPPDAGPPPDAGPTPDAGPGGGPGEPGGCACVATRGDTNLVWLVGLVGWALIRGRRRRRS; this is encoded by the coding sequence TTGTCCTCCACGGACTTGGAGACAGTGTATGTCCATCACATCCACGACCTGGGGCACGGCGGCATCATCGTGCGCTTCCGCCAGCGCGTGGGCGGACTGGAAGTGGTGCACAGCGAATTGAAGATGCTCCTGAGCCGGAATCTGGAGCTGGTGGCGCTCTCCGGCAACCTGCAGGGCGGCGTCGCGCCGGAGCAGCAAGCGGCGCTCGGCGCGACAAGGAAGGCGTTTGCCTATCCTCCCTCCGATGCGGTGCTGAAGGCCCTGGGGGACGTCCATGGCGTTTCCCTGGTGGGAACCGTCCAGGCCGTGGCGGGTTTCGACAGCCAGCGGGAGCCGCGCTTCGAGCTGGCCCCAGGCGGAACCATCCAGCGCGCCGGCATCGCCCTGGTGACGCCCGCCCGAGTCACGGAGAACTACTTCCCCACGCCCAAGGGGCTGGTCCCCGCATACACCGTGGACCTGCTCTCATCAAAGGCGGGTGAGGTGTGGCCCCGCGGCCATGTCTATGTCTTGCATGCGAGCACCGGACAGGTGCTCCTGCGAGAGGACCGGACAGCGAATGATGCCTATTCCTATCGGGTGTGGGCCGACGCGGTGGACCGGACGCCCTCGGACAATCCCTACATCGACTTCTCGCCGTATCCTGGGACAGCGCCAGGCCAGAGCCCGGCGGGATTCCTGCCCCCCACCGCCATCACGTGGGAGGGCCGGGTCCACCCCACCAACGGCAGGGTCAGCCCGTGGCTGGACCCAGGCGCGACCGTTACGTCCGGCAACAATGTCCAGGCCTACGCGGACCACTTCAACCCAGACGGCTATACCGAGGGCCAGGACGTCCGCGCGCAGGTGGCGCCGACCACTCGGGACTTCCCGCATGTCCATGACCCTCTCGCGGAGCCATTGAGCAGCGCGGCGCAAATCTCCGCCTCCGTGGTGCAACTGTTCTACACGACCAATTGGCTTCACGATTACTACTACGACTCTGGCTTCAATGAGCCCGCGGGCAATGCCCAGCAGGTGAACTTCGAAGCAGGCGGGCTGGGGGAAGACCCCGTGCTCGCCGAGGCGCAGAACCTGGGGCCCGACCCTCAGGCTCGCAACTCCGCCATCGCCTACGTCCCGCGTGACGGCCTGTCGCCCCGCTTGGAGTTCTCACTCTGGAGCGCGACGGAAACTCGCACGTTCTCTGTCTCGGGCCGGACGTATGACACGGGCCCGGCGCAGTTTGGCGCCCAGAAGTTCACGGTGCCCTTGCGTCAACTCGTCCTGGGTCTCGACGGAACGGGCACGACGACCGATGCCTGCGAACCGCTCCAGAACACCGTCACCGACGCCATCGTCCTGGCGGACCGCGGCACCTGCAACATGAAGCTCAAGGCGGTGAACGCCCAGAGCGCCAACGCCGCGGCGCTCATCATCATCAACAACACCCCTGGGGACCCCGCGCCGCACATGCCCGACGTGGACCCAGGCCTCACGACCACGCTGCCCGTCCTCTCCGTCTCCTTCGAGGATGGACAGGTCCTCAAGGACCTGCTCGCCCAGGGGTCGCTGTCAGGCACTCTGTCGCGGTCGGCGTCACCCGAGCGGGACGCCTCGCTCGACAACACCGTCGTGGCCCATGAGTGGGGGCATATCCTCTTCCGTCGACTGGTCGGGTGCTCGTCGCGGCAGTGCCGCGCCATGAGCGAGGGCTGGAGCGACTTCGTGGCACTGCACATGATGGTCCGCGAGGCAGATGCCTCCAACGGGATGTATGCCATCGGCGCCTTCGCTGGCGACGCCCTCGGCGACAGTTCCTACTACGGCGTCCGCAGGTCTCCGTACTCGCGCGACTTCACCCGGAATGGCTTCCAGTTCCAGCACATCGCCGATGACCAGCCACTCCCCGCGCAGACCCACCTGCGAGATTTCGGGCTGGAGAACTCGGAGATACACAACGCCGGAGAGGTCTGGGCGTCCATGCTCTTCGAGGCCTACCAATCCCTGCTCGACGACGCCCGAGGAGGCACGCCGCGCATCGGGACGTTCGCAGAAGCCAGACGCCGCATGGCGACCTACGTCGTGGAGAGCATGTTGATGGCTCCCGACAACGTCACCTTCACCGAGCAACGGGACCTGCTGCTGATGGTGGCCAATGAGCGGGACCCGGCGGACATGCGGGCGCTGGCCCAGGGCTTCGCCCGGCGAGGCGCGGGGACCTGCGCCGTGTCTCCTCCGCCCGAGTCCAGGACGTTCACCGAAGTCGTCCCGGACGACCGGGCCCGGTCCGACGTCCGGTTGGAGTCGATTCAGGTGGAGGAACAGGGCCGCTCGTGTGACGCGGATGGAGTGTTGGATGCGCTGGAGACAGGCGTCGTCCGGATTCAGGTCTACAATCGAGGGCCGCTCGCGTCGACGGATACGCGGGTGAGCATCTCCAGCAACAACCCACGGGTGACCTTCCCCTCCGGGAACACCTTGGCCGTGGGAAGGGTGCCTCCCTTCGAGCCGCTCACCGTGGAGATTCCCGTGACCCTCTCGGGGAGCCAGGAGGTCTCCGCGGAGGTGGAATACAGGGTCGTGTTGGAGAGCAGTGACGCGTGTCGGCCGCGCGCGGAGCATTCGACGTCCGTCCTGCTCAACTACGACCTGACTCCCTCGAGGACGGACAGGGCCGACCCGGTGCGGACCACCTGGCATCCTCGCGTGCTCCAGGGGCTGGAGGCCCACGGCTGGCGCATCGTCGAGTCACCGCGCATCCCCGGGGAGAAGGTCTGGTATGCGGCGGAGCCAGTCCCCTTCGCGGACATCGTGCTGGAGACGCCCTCCCTGACCATCCCCTCGGGCACTCCTTTCATCCTGCACTTCGAGCACCGCTTCGAGTTCGACTTCCGCCAGGAGCCCTCGACGGGAGAACGGACGTACTGGAGCGGCGGCGTCATCGAGTTCACGCGCGACGGAGGAAACACGTGGACCGACGTGTCCACGCTGCTCGACCCTGGGTATGCCGAAAAGGTGCTCGACATCCGCACGAGCAACCCCCTGCGGGGCCGGTTCGCATACGCGTCGCGCAATCCGCACTGGCCCGACAGCGATTCCGTCACCCTGGACTTCGGCATGAACCTGAGCGGAAGCACCGTGAAGCTCCGCTTCCGACTGGGGTCCGATGTGGTCTTTTTCGCCCACGGGTGGGAGATCGACAACATCACCGTGGAGGGCACGGCCACCGCGCCCTTCCTGGCGCGCATCGAGGACGCCAGTCCGTGCCACCCCATTGCCCTAGCGGGCGATGACCAGAGCGTCCTCGAGGGCGCGACGGTCCAACTGGATGGCACGCGGAGTTCGGACCCAGGCGCGGCGCCGCTCACCTATCGCTGGAGGCAGGTGCCGGATACGTCGGTGAACCTGACCGGCGCGGACACCCCCACGCCCCGCTTCATCGCGCCCGACGTGAGCCAGGACACGGAGCTGGAGTTCGAACTGACCGTCCACGCCGCGGGCCTCTCTGCGACGGACCGGGTGAAGGTCACCACCCGGCCCAAGGCCCCACAGCCCGACGCGGGGACTCCAGATGCAGGCCACGACGCGGGGACTCCAGATGCGGGTCACGACGCGGGGGCTCCGGATGCAGGCCGCGACGCGGGCGTTCCGGATGCGGGACCCGACGCGGGCCCTCCCGACGCGGGCCCGCCCCCGGACGCGGGACCCACGCCCGACGCGGGGCCTGGAGGCGGCCCCGGAGAGCCGGGTGGGTGTGCGTGTGTGGCGACTCGCGGCGACACGAACCTGGTCTGGCTCGTGGGACTCGTGGGGTGGGCGCTGATTCGAGGCCGCCGTCGGCGCCGAAGCTGA
- a CDS encoding Hint domain-containing protein, translated as MSRMRRYLVMGSTACLAMLSGCTSSPQGEQLTNAGRTMQGVGDARRLSKAEWNAYRADEGYLHSIAKPDTRVRLNFADPAQYRFALARLKLAGKTPENSPYLFQALEQRQKDHLSQGLAAGSFASEDPRGLATSAERKEMHLIEAANAGETTPEPNDGAGVARSTFPGGSYYTYADANYTDASGNPLGELKYIEEYEGGKDLPIATTGNLALTTQGRYRVSSYKVEDSVEGFKDSYIFSEFGAPAGVTSTRPVFSQLLVYAPVDTVLNDNLISVCLNRTWTQDCDYDLTGTPQAVKLPLKGQMSLTSAHLFDAARITQFKADTNMGTPTYDVGHLKLILTNAGGGCDVTDGNLIEARMNQFWRGATLSADKKTFSWDLTGANSAFFDDGCRQVQNEVKLSLRIVLPVVASVGGQTYQSSVTLASPDPRFPRPDYTFKKITVTNSCLAAGTEIELAEGQVAPVESVKAGDRVRNPHKPSLTVMDTAVGTESVPMVRIRNAAGNSLLMTEMHPIQVMARGMVQARHLKTGDLVMTKAGPSKLVEVSRESYAGKVYNVKVGSDAEKLALGADQTVVYANGFVVGDGQIQAKYESIAMTQQNPNVLATLPARWHRDYVMSAKRK; from the coding sequence ATGTCACGAATGCGCCGTTATCTGGTGATGGGTAGCACCGCCTGCCTGGCCATGCTGTCGGGTTGCACCTCCAGTCCCCAGGGAGAGCAGCTCACCAACGCGGGCCGCACGATGCAGGGCGTGGGTGATGCCAGACGGCTCAGCAAGGCCGAGTGGAACGCCTACAGAGCGGACGAAGGCTATCTGCACAGCATCGCCAAGCCGGACACCCGCGTCCGGCTGAACTTCGCGGACCCGGCGCAGTACCGCTTCGCGCTGGCGCGCCTGAAGCTCGCGGGCAAGACGCCGGAGAACTCGCCGTACCTGTTCCAGGCGCTGGAGCAGCGCCAGAAGGACCACCTGAGCCAGGGCCTGGCCGCGGGGAGCTTCGCGTCGGAGGACCCTCGGGGCCTGGCGACGTCCGCGGAGCGCAAGGAGATGCACCTCATCGAGGCCGCCAACGCGGGGGAGACCACGCCCGAGCCCAACGACGGCGCGGGTGTCGCGCGGTCCACCTTCCCGGGCGGCAGCTACTACACCTACGCGGACGCCAACTACACCGACGCGTCCGGCAACCCGCTGGGCGAGCTCAAGTACATCGAGGAGTACGAAGGCGGCAAGGACCTCCCCATCGCCACGACGGGCAACCTGGCGCTGACGACGCAGGGCCGCTACCGCGTCTCCTCCTACAAGGTGGAGGACTCCGTCGAGGGGTTCAAGGACTCGTACATCTTCTCCGAGTTCGGTGCTCCCGCCGGCGTCACCTCGACGCGGCCCGTGTTCTCCCAGCTCCTCGTGTACGCGCCCGTGGACACGGTGCTGAACGACAACCTCATCTCCGTGTGCCTCAACCGCACCTGGACCCAGGACTGCGACTACGACCTGACCGGCACGCCCCAGGCCGTCAAGCTGCCCTTGAAGGGCCAGATGTCGCTGACCTCCGCGCACCTCTTCGACGCGGCGAGAATCACCCAGTTCAAGGCGGACACGAACATGGGCACGCCCACGTATGACGTGGGCCACCTCAAGCTCATCCTCACCAACGCCGGTGGTGGTTGCGACGTCACGGACGGCAACCTCATCGAGGCGCGGATGAACCAGTTCTGGCGCGGCGCCACGCTGAGCGCGGACAAGAAGACCTTCTCCTGGGATTTGACGGGCGCCAACTCGGCCTTCTTCGACGACGGCTGCCGCCAGGTGCAGAACGAGGTGAAGCTGTCGCTGCGCATCGTCCTGCCCGTCGTCGCCTCGGTGGGTGGCCAGACGTACCAGTCCTCCGTCACGCTCGCGAGCCCGGACCCGCGCTTCCCCCGCCCGGACTACACCTTCAAGAAGATCACCGTCACCAACAGCTGCCTGGCGGCCGGCACCGAAATCGAGCTCGCCGAGGGCCAGGTGGCGCCCGTGGAGTCGGTCAAGGCGGGAGACCGGGTGCGCAACCCGCACAAGCCCTCGCTCACCGTCATGGACACGGCCGTGGGCACGGAGTCCGTCCCCATGGTCCGCATCCGCAACGCGGCGGGCAACAGCCTGCTGATGACGGAGATGCACCCCATCCAGGTGATGGCGCGCGGCATGGTCCAGGCGCGCCACCTGAAGACGGGCGACCTGGTGATGACCAAGGCGGGCCCCAGCAAGCTCGTGGAGGTCAGCCGCGAGTCGTACGCCGGCAAGGTCTACAACGTGAAGGTCGGCTCGGACGCGGAGAAGCTGGCGCTCGGCGCGGACCAGACCGTCGTCTACGCCAACGGCTTCGTCGTGGGGGATGGGCAGATCCAGGCGAAGTACGAGTCCATCGCCATGACGCAGCAGAACCCCAACGTGCTGGCCACGCTGCCGGCCAGGTGGCACCGCGACTACGTGATGTCCGCGAAGCGCAAGTAG